In Salmo salar chromosome ssa03, Ssal_v3.1, whole genome shotgun sequence, a single genomic region encodes these proteins:
- the LOC106599084 gene encoding T-cell acute lymphocytic leukemia protein 1 isoform X1: MEKIKPELCPGSPGAKSCSPLKQDSIIRGNGCKDLEDSKEENFPGEEVKTDDAPLRDPHNLTIILNGVAKETAYDALDLKREVPVIELSRRDDIKAGQQRTDCLTVPITELRRPPVPLPLPHGDALNDARMVQLSPNAFPLPARAMLYNLAQPLSAINSLGGESEQYCMYPSNRVKHRPAPYEVELDEGRRILDLSKYAGQPKIVRRIFTNSRERWRQQNVNGAFSELRKLIPTHPPDKKLSKNEILRLAMKYISFLSNLLDDQDGGGTVAVDDETGLLVGGREGRPQGPRQDVVGLATEDDLLLQGTLSPGSSCGSLPDGDGSPESFTEDRDSPTAQRTVPAPRGRELRRNVRPQDSGSQR; the protein is encoded by the exons ATGGAAAAAATTAAGCCGGAGCTTTGTCCTGGAAGTCCCGGTGCCAAATCGTGCAGCCCACTGAAGCAGGATTCCATCATCAGGGGGAATGGATGCAAAGACCTGGAGGACTCGAAGGAGGAGAACTTCCCAGGGGAGGAGGTTAAAACAGATGACGCGCCTCTGCGGGACCCGCACAACCTGACCATCATCCTCAACGGCGTTGCCAAGGAAACCGCTTACGACGCTCTTGACCTGAAAAGGGAAGTACCAGTAATCGAGCTCTCGAGGAGAGACGATATAAAGGCGGGACAGCAGAGAACGGACTGTCTCACGGTACCGATCACGGAGCTTCGCAGACCACCCGTGCCGTTGCCGCTGCCGCACGGAGACGCGCTGAACGACGCCCGAATGGTTCAGCTGAGCCCAAACGCGTTCCCTCTCCCAGCGCGAGCGATGCTCTACAACCTGGCGCAACCTCTCTCCGCAATCAACAG TCTTGGAGGAGAGTCGGAACAATACTGCATGTACCCCAGCAACAGGGTAAAGCACCGCCCAGCGCCTTACGAGGTTGAGCTCGACGAGGGTAGGCGCATTTTAGATCTTTCTAAGTATG CTGGCCAGCCAAAGATCGTACGGCGGATCTTCACCAACAGCCGGGAGCGCTGGCGGCAGCAGAACGTCAACGGAGCCTTCTCAGAGCTCCGGAAGCTCATCCCCACCCACCCACCGGACAAGAAGCTGAGCAAGAATGAGATACTGCGTCTGGCCATGAAGTACATCAGCTTCCTGTCCAACCTGCTGGATGACCAGGACGGAGGGGGCACAGTGGCCGTGGACGACGAGACAGGGCTTCTGGTGGGGGGCCGTGAGGGTCGACCCCAGGGGCCTCGTCAGGACGTGGTGGGACTGGCCACGGAGGACGACCTTCTCCTCCAGGGCACGTTGTCGCCCGGGTCCAGCTGCGGGAGTCTGCCAGATGGGGATGGCAGCCCCGAGAGCTTCACCGAGGACCGGGACTCACCCACAGCCCAGAGGACTGTGCCCGCCCCGCGCGGTAGGGAACTGCGACGCAACGTGCGTCCACAAGACAGCGGCAGCCAGCGATGA
- the LOC106599084 gene encoding T-cell acute lymphocytic leukemia protein 1 isoform X2 has translation MEKIKPELCPGSPGAKSCSPLKQDSIIRGNGCKDLEDSKEENFPGEEVKTDDAPLRDPHNLTIILNGVAKETAYDALDLKREVPVIELSRRDDIKAGQQRTDCLTVPITELRRPPVPLPLPHGDALNDARMVQLSPNAFPLPARAMLYNLAQPLSAINSLGGESEQYCMYPSNRVKHRPAPYEVELDEAGQPKIVRRIFTNSRERWRQQNVNGAFSELRKLIPTHPPDKKLSKNEILRLAMKYISFLSNLLDDQDGGGTVAVDDETGLLVGGREGRPQGPRQDVVGLATEDDLLLQGTLSPGSSCGSLPDGDGSPESFTEDRDSPTAQRTVPAPRGRELRRNVRPQDSGSQR, from the exons ATGGAAAAAATTAAGCCGGAGCTTTGTCCTGGAAGTCCCGGTGCCAAATCGTGCAGCCCACTGAAGCAGGATTCCATCATCAGGGGGAATGGATGCAAAGACCTGGAGGACTCGAAGGAGGAGAACTTCCCAGGGGAGGAGGTTAAAACAGATGACGCGCCTCTGCGGGACCCGCACAACCTGACCATCATCCTCAACGGCGTTGCCAAGGAAACCGCTTACGACGCTCTTGACCTGAAAAGGGAAGTACCAGTAATCGAGCTCTCGAGGAGAGACGATATAAAGGCGGGACAGCAGAGAACGGACTGTCTCACGGTACCGATCACGGAGCTTCGCAGACCACCCGTGCCGTTGCCGCTGCCGCACGGAGACGCGCTGAACGACGCCCGAATGGTTCAGCTGAGCCCAAACGCGTTCCCTCTCCCAGCGCGAGCGATGCTCTACAACCTGGCGCAACCTCTCTCCGCAATCAACAG TCTTGGAGGAGAGTCGGAACAATACTGCATGTACCCCAGCAACAGGGTAAAGCACCGCCCAGCGCCTTACGAGGTTGAGCTCGACGAGG CTGGCCAGCCAAAGATCGTACGGCGGATCTTCACCAACAGCCGGGAGCGCTGGCGGCAGCAGAACGTCAACGGAGCCTTCTCAGAGCTCCGGAAGCTCATCCCCACCCACCCACCGGACAAGAAGCTGAGCAAGAATGAGATACTGCGTCTGGCCATGAAGTACATCAGCTTCCTGTCCAACCTGCTGGATGACCAGGACGGAGGGGGCACAGTGGCCGTGGACGACGAGACAGGGCTTCTGGTGGGGGGCCGTGAGGGTCGACCCCAGGGGCCTCGTCAGGACGTGGTGGGACTGGCCACGGAGGACGACCTTCTCCTCCAGGGCACGTTGTCGCCCGGGTCCAGCTGCGGGAGTCTGCCAGATGGGGATGGCAGCCCCGAGAGCTTCACCGAGGACCGGGACTCACCCACAGCCCAGAGGACTGTGCCCGCCCCGCGCGGTAGGGAACTGCGACGCAACGTGCGTCCACAAGACAGCGGCAGCCAGCGATGA